A portion of the Acidobacteriaceae bacterium genome contains these proteins:
- the gnd gene encoding decarboxylating NADP(+)-dependent phosphogluconate dehydrogenase, producing MNKSCDIGLIGLAVMGQNLVLNMNDHGFKVAVFNRTTAKVDEFLAEEAKGTEVVGCHSVEELCASLKTPRRVMIMVKAGDVVDKTIDSLLPYLEPGDIVIDGGNSLFTDSNRRTKALAERGLHYIGTGVSGGEEGARFGPSIMPGGDPAAWPAVKDIFQSIAAKVSDGTPCCDWVGEGGAGHYVKMVHNGIEYGDMQLIGEAYHLLKQGLGASAEELADIFKEWNEGELDSFLIDITAQILNKKDEDGSALVDKILDTAGQKGTGKWTAIDALDNGQPVTLIGESVFARCLSSLKEQRVKASKVFQAPVQASIPPTKRDEFIEDVRRALYCSKIISYAQGYMLLRASEVSQGWKLNMGGVALMWRGGCIIRSVFLGDIKNAFDENAELENLLMDDFFSSALTHYADSWRRALIHAIALGIPTPAFSSALAFFDGYRTERLPANLLQAQRDFFGAHTYERIDKPRGEFFHTNWTGKGGRVASSTYNA from the coding sequence ATGAACAAGAGTTGTGATATCGGCCTGATCGGGCTGGCAGTCATGGGACAGAATCTGGTCCTCAATATGAATGACCACGGTTTCAAAGTTGCGGTCTTCAATCGAACGACAGCAAAAGTCGATGAGTTTCTTGCCGAGGAAGCAAAAGGTACGGAGGTGGTCGGCTGCCACTCCGTCGAAGAGCTCTGCGCTTCACTGAAGACACCGCGGCGCGTCATGATCATGGTCAAAGCTGGCGATGTCGTGGACAAGACCATCGACTCACTGCTTCCCTATCTCGAGCCAGGCGATATTGTCATCGACGGCGGCAACTCCTTGTTCACGGACTCGAATCGCCGTACGAAAGCTCTCGCGGAGCGAGGCTTGCACTATATCGGTACGGGTGTCTCTGGGGGCGAAGAGGGAGCGCGCTTTGGTCCATCCATCATGCCAGGAGGAGATCCCGCGGCATGGCCTGCGGTCAAAGATATCTTCCAGTCGATTGCGGCGAAAGTCAGCGACGGCACGCCGTGCTGCGATTGGGTAGGAGAAGGAGGTGCCGGCCACTACGTCAAAATGGTGCACAACGGGATTGAGTATGGCGACATGCAGCTCATCGGTGAGGCATACCACCTTCTCAAACAGGGCCTCGGCGCGTCTGCAGAGGAGCTCGCAGACATCTTCAAGGAATGGAACGAGGGGGAACTCGATAGTTTTCTGATCGACATTACGGCGCAGATCCTAAACAAGAAGGACGAAGACGGCAGTGCGCTGGTCGACAAAATCCTTGATACGGCGGGACAGAAGGGCACCGGAAAGTGGACTGCTATCGATGCGCTAGACAACGGGCAACCTGTGACTCTGATTGGAGAGAGCGTGTTCGCTCGCTGCCTTTCCTCGCTCAAGGAACAGCGCGTAAAGGCCTCAAAGGTCTTTCAAGCGCCGGTACAAGCCTCCATTCCTCCTACGAAGCGCGACGAATTCATTGAAGATGTCAGGCGGGCGCTTTATTGCTCGAAGATCATCAGCTATGCGCAGGGGTACATGCTGCTTCGTGCCTCGGAGGTATCTCAGGGCTGGAAGCTGAACATGGGTGGTGTGGCCCTGATGTGGCGTGGGGGGTGCATCATTCGCTCGGTGTTCCTCGGTGACATCAAGAACGCGTTCGATGAGAATGCGGAACTCGAGAATCTCCTGATGGATGACTTCTTTTCTTCGGCATTGACCCACTATGCGGACAGCTGGCGAAGGGCTCTCATTCATGCGATTGCGTTAGGTATCCCAACACCAGCATTCTCGAGTGCGCTCGCGTTCTTCGATGGCTATCGTACCGAACGTCTGCCTGCGAACCTATTGCAGGCTCAGAGAGACTTCTTTGGTGCCCACACCTACGAGCGGATCGACAAACCGCGAGGAGAGTTCTTCCATACCAACTGGACGGGTAAAGGTGGCCGCGTCGCCTCTTCGACCTACAACGCCTGA
- a CDS encoding four-carbon acid sugar kinase family protein: MLVGVIADDFTGAGDIANALAKGCGQEGGLTVAQYMGIPDKPAVHDVEAGVISLKTRSAPVAEAVAMSLEALTWLRAQGCRQILFKYCSTFDSTREGNIGPVAEALAQALGVKGVAACPAFPAAGRTVYQGHLFVHDRLLSESGMEKHPLTPMSDSNIRRWLSYQSTSEVGLVSERMVRSGAHHVRRALNEAAERGETLVIVDATCDEDLFTLGEACADAPLITGGSGIALHIPGDLIRRGLAKGSHVRFDGASGPEAILAGSCSGATRTQISIHAQEHPVLNIPVDKVMAGDIQPASLVEFVRRNTGKAPLVYSSSTPEQVMAAQAKFGREAVSTRLDALFAETARQLVSGGVKRLVVAGGETSGAVAQALDLGDLLIGPEIDPGVPIVISAKRNLVLAFKSGNFGRPEFFTHALSELEGARA; encoded by the coding sequence ATGTTGGTTGGAGTCATTGCAGATGATTTCACAGGAGCGGGCGATATTGCTAACGCGCTCGCCAAGGGTTGTGGTCAAGAGGGCGGGTTGACCGTCGCTCAATACATGGGCATTCCGGACAAGCCCGCAGTACATGATGTTGAAGCTGGGGTCATCTCGCTCAAGACAAGGTCAGCGCCAGTTGCCGAAGCGGTCGCGATGTCGTTGGAAGCCCTCACCTGGCTCCGAGCTCAAGGGTGCCGACAGATTCTTTTCAAATATTGCTCGACGTTCGATTCCACACGCGAGGGGAACATTGGCCCCGTAGCCGAAGCCCTGGCACAGGCCTTAGGAGTCAAAGGTGTTGCAGCTTGTCCTGCTTTCCCTGCTGCAGGGAGAACGGTGTATCAGGGACACCTCTTTGTGCATGATCGCCTCCTCAGCGAATCTGGCATGGAAAAGCACCCGCTGACTCCGATGTCAGATTCCAACATCCGTCGCTGGCTTTCCTACCAATCAACATCAGAGGTTGGCCTGGTCTCAGAGAGGATGGTTCGTAGCGGAGCTCATCATGTGCGTCGTGCTCTGAACGAGGCCGCAGAACGCGGCGAAACACTTGTCATTGTGGACGCGACTTGCGACGAAGACCTGTTCACTCTCGGCGAAGCATGCGCTGATGCGCCACTTATCACTGGCGGCTCTGGCATTGCCCTCCACATCCCAGGGGATCTGATTCGCCGTGGCCTTGCGAAGGGTTCTCATGTGAGGTTCGACGGTGCGTCAGGACCAGAAGCGATTCTTGCCGGAAGCTGCTCTGGAGCGACACGGACTCAGATCTCTATTCATGCTCAGGAGCATCCTGTGCTGAACATCCCCGTCGACAAAGTAATGGCGGGCGACATTCAGCCAGCATCGCTTGTTGAGTTCGTGCGGAGGAATACGGGCAAGGCGCCTCTCGTTTACTCGTCCTCAACACCGGAGCAGGTCATGGCGGCACAGGCGAAGTTCGGCCGTGAAGCGGTGTCAACGCGACTCGATGCCTTGTTTGCAGAGACCGCTCGCCAACTCGTTAGCGGTGGTGTCAAACGGCTCGTTGTCGCGGGTGGAGAGACATCGGGGGCGGTGGCACAGGCTCTTGATCTTGGTGATCTCTTGATCGGTCCGGAAATCGATCCTGGCGTCCCTATCGTCATCAGCGCAAAGCGGAACCTCGTGCTGGCCTTCAAATCTGGGAACTTCGGACGGCCAGAGTTCTTCACACATGCGCTATCGGAACTGGAAGGAGCACGGGCTTGA
- a CDS encoding transaldolase — MPTLLDQLKTMTTVVADTGDINSIEKYKPTDATTNPSLIAAAAAMPEYQEIINDVLRQAKKDAGEGADSKAVAGYAFKALAVAFGLKILEIVPGRVSTEVDARLSYDREKTKEQAREIIAQYDKAGIGRDRVLIKIASTWEGIQAAGELEKEGIHCNLTLLFGLHQAVACADAGVTLISPFVGRILDWYKKNHPERTYEGKDDPGVKSVTEIFSYYKKFGYPVQVMGASFRNAEEIKQLAGLDLLTISPKLLEELRSTEGQLDRMLDPERANSAEIEKIPMDRTTFEKMHAADEMARDKLSEGIDGFSKALEELEELLSKRLSELAS; from the coding sequence ATGCCAACGTTACTCGACCAGTTGAAGACGATGACCACGGTTGTAGCTGACACAGGGGACATCAATTCCATCGAGAAATATAAGCCTACGGACGCGACCACCAATCCATCGCTGATTGCGGCCGCCGCTGCGATGCCCGAGTATCAAGAGATCATCAATGACGTTCTGCGTCAGGCGAAGAAGGATGCCGGCGAAGGTGCGGATAGCAAAGCGGTCGCAGGATATGCCTTCAAGGCGTTGGCAGTCGCGTTTGGGCTCAAGATTCTTGAGATTGTTCCTGGACGCGTTTCAACAGAGGTCGATGCGCGGTTGAGTTATGACCGAGAGAAAACTAAAGAGCAAGCGCGAGAGATCATTGCACAGTATGACAAGGCCGGCATTGGGCGCGATCGCGTGTTGATCAAGATCGCCTCAACCTGGGAGGGCATACAAGCAGCAGGAGAGTTGGAGAAGGAAGGGATTCATTGCAACCTCACACTCCTTTTCGGCCTCCATCAGGCGGTTGCGTGTGCCGATGCGGGTGTCACGCTTATCTCGCCTTTCGTTGGTAGGATCCTCGATTGGTACAAGAAGAACCACCCGGAGCGGACGTACGAGGGAAAGGACGATCCAGGCGTGAAGTCTGTGACCGAGATTTTCTCGTACTACAAGAAGTTCGGTTATCCCGTTCAGGTAATGGGCGCCAGCTTTCGCAACGCGGAAGAGATCAAGCAATTGGCGGGTCTGGATCTATTGACGATCTCACCGAAATTGCTCGAAGAGTTGCGCTCGACCGAGGGACAGCTGGATCGAATGCTCGATCCGGAGCGTGCCAACTCAGCGGAGATAGAGAAGATTCCCATGGATAGAACAACGTTCGAGAAAATGCACGCGGCAGACGAGATGGCTCGCGATAAGCTCTCGGAAGGTATCGATGGATTCTCAAAAGCACTTGAGGAGTTGGAGGAGCTACTGAGCAAGCGACTCTCTGAGCTTGCGAGTTGA
- a CDS encoding aspartate/glutamate racemase family protein, with amino-acid sequence MNSSKPRIVLLHATPVAMDPVQDSMKRLWADAEPINLLDDGLTIDRAKDGSVLSQELIERFVDLGRYAQQSVKADGILITCSAFGPAIDRLSNELSIPVVKPNEAMFEDAISAGGRIGMLATFAPAVSTMTQEFEDFVRTSHSSASLTTIVAAGAIDALRNGDAETHNRLVAERSQELTGFDAIMLAHFSTSRARAAVQERLAIPVLSAPDAAVKRIRSLVERS; translated from the coding sequence ATGAACTCGTCTAAGCCACGTATCGTTTTGCTCCACGCGACTCCCGTAGCCATGGATCCGGTACAGGATTCGATGAAGCGCCTTTGGGCTGATGCTGAACCGATCAATCTGCTCGATGATGGGCTCACGATCGACCGAGCCAAGGATGGATCGGTTCTGTCGCAAGAGCTGATTGAGCGTTTTGTCGACCTCGGAAGATATGCGCAGCAGAGTGTGAAGGCGGACGGAATCTTGATCACCTGTTCCGCATTTGGCCCTGCGATCGACCGTCTATCGAATGAGCTTTCTATACCGGTTGTGAAGCCGAATGAAGCAATGTTCGAAGACGCAATCTCGGCCGGGGGAAGGATCGGCATGCTCGCGACGTTTGCGCCTGCCGTAAGCACTATGACCCAGGAGTTCGAGGATTTCGTGAGAACTTCGCACTCTTCCGCGAGCCTCACCACGATCGTCGCAGCGGGAGCGATTGATGCGCTTCGCAATGGAGATGCCGAAACGCACAATCGGCTGGTCGCCGAGCGCTCGCAAGAACTAACCGGATTCGACGCAATCATGCTCGCGCATTTCTCGACCTCACGTGCGCGGGCGGCAGTCCAAGAGCGTCTAGCGATTCCCGTGCTCTCGGCTCCGGACGCTGCCGTCAAGCGGATTCGCTCGCTCGTGGAGAGGAGTTAG
- a CDS encoding helix-turn-helix transcriptional regulator encodes MEQATIYPRISTTTLAQSFRAEDLKKSHRLELASFLKAKRDSLMPTEIGLPNTARRRVKGLRREEVAEAASISVAWYTWIEQARELQISELTLDRLSSALHLNGDERAHLFQLAGYTAPLPVATQSEKVLSSVQGMIDSMDPNPTYAMNATWDVVAWNQAAAKVIFDFAKLPADERNFVRLVFTSSAIRKKYLNWEELAHCTIAHFRTDSVGHVADPHYLRLIDDMNAQSPEFQQLWPRHNVAWPPSWHKEMQHPKLGRLAYNSLDLELHRPAKLRIITYIPKNE; translated from the coding sequence ATGGAACAAGCAACGATTTATCCTAGGATCAGCACTACCACCTTGGCACAGTCCTTCCGCGCCGAGGATCTGAAAAAGTCGCATCGTCTTGAACTCGCCTCGTTCCTGAAGGCAAAGCGCGATAGCTTGATGCCGACGGAAATCGGCTTACCAAATACCGCACGTCGCCGCGTGAAGGGGCTCCGTCGAGAAGAGGTTGCTGAAGCAGCCAGCATCAGCGTGGCCTGGTACACGTGGATCGAACAAGCGCGGGAACTGCAGATCTCAGAACTCACCCTCGATAGACTGAGCTCTGCGCTTCATCTCAACGGTGACGAGAGAGCCCATCTGTTTCAGTTGGCGGGATACACGGCTCCCCTGCCGGTCGCCACGCAATCGGAAAAGGTACTGAGTTCCGTGCAGGGCATGATCGACAGCATGGATCCCAATCCTACGTATGCCATGAACGCGACTTGGGACGTTGTTGCTTGGAATCAGGCAGCTGCAAAGGTCATCTTCGATTTCGCCAAGCTTCCCGCGGACGAGCGCAACTTTGTGCGTCTCGTGTTCACCAGCAGCGCCATACGCAAGAAGTATTTGAACTGGGAAGAACTAGCCCATTGCACCATCGCTCACTTTAGAACGGATTCGGTTGGTCATGTGGCGGATCCGCACTATCTCCGGTTGATCGACGACATGAATGCGCAGAGTCCCGAGTTCCAGCAGCTTTGGCCACGGCACAATGTAGCTTGGCCGCCAAGCTGGCATAAGGAAATGCAGCATCCGAAGCTGGGGAGGCTCGCATACAACAGTCTTGATCTTGAGCTTCATCGTCCTGCCAAGCTGAGGATCATCACATACATTCCGAAAAATGAGTAG
- a CDS encoding SDR family oxidoreductase encodes MSAKNVVVVAGVHGVSGRASAIEWSKVPNTVVYGLSRRSGDVPEGVKPVILDLLDPAGTKLALSKIEPVTHVVFGAYIEKATAAEKSSFNTAILANLLDAVDANGSSQLRHVTFYQGGKAYGADLGPFKTPAREDDPRLMPPNFYYDQEDLLRQRQVGRSWSWSALRPEAICGFGLSNPMNLAMSIAIYATISKELGLPLRFPGTEAAYNALYQVTSADILAKATVWAGTTASAENEIFNITNGDYFRWKHLWPRIAKCFDLEVADPIPTPLASYMTDKVPVWERIIEKHGLQPIPYAAVSAWPFADFIFNSGFDNITSTIKARRAGFHECIDSEDMFREFFDELRLNKIIPTLA; translated from the coding sequence ATGTCAGCAAAAAATGTGGTCGTGGTGGCCGGTGTCCATGGAGTGAGTGGGCGTGCATCGGCGATTGAGTGGAGCAAGGTTCCCAATACTGTCGTCTATGGGCTCTCGCGTCGCAGTGGGGATGTCCCTGAGGGGGTGAAACCAGTCATCCTCGATCTTCTGGATCCTGCTGGGACAAAGCTGGCCCTATCGAAAATAGAGCCTGTGACGCATGTCGTTTTTGGAGCCTATATCGAGAAGGCGACTGCAGCAGAGAAGTCATCCTTCAACACGGCCATACTTGCCAACCTGCTCGATGCTGTGGACGCGAACGGTTCCAGCCAGCTGCGTCACGTCACGTTCTATCAGGGGGGCAAGGCCTACGGTGCAGACCTCGGGCCGTTCAAAACTCCCGCGCGAGAAGACGATCCCCGTCTCATGCCTCCCAATTTCTACTACGACCAGGAAGACCTGTTGCGGCAGCGTCAGGTAGGGAGGTCATGGAGTTGGAGTGCTCTTCGGCCCGAAGCGATCTGTGGTTTTGGCTTGTCCAATCCAATGAACCTCGCCATGTCGATTGCCATCTACGCGACGATCTCGAAGGAACTCGGTCTCCCTCTTCGATTCCCTGGCACGGAGGCAGCGTACAACGCTCTCTATCAGGTGACTTCTGCTGACATTCTTGCTAAGGCGACGGTTTGGGCAGGCACAACCGCAAGCGCTGAGAACGAGATTTTCAACATTACCAATGGCGACTATTTCCGATGGAAGCATTTGTGGCCGCGTATCGCGAAGTGCTTCGACCTCGAGGTTGCTGATCCGATCCCCACGCCACTCGCTTCGTACATGACGGACAAGGTGCCTGTGTGGGAGCGGATCATCGAGAAGCATGGTCTCCAACCCATACCTTATGCGGCGGTTTCCGCATGGCCTTTTGCAGACTTTATCTTCAACAGCGGTTTCGACAACATCACGAGCACGATCAAAGCGCGGCGCGCCGGCTTCCACGAATGCATCGATAGCGAAGACATGTTCCGCGAGTTTTTCGATGAGCTGAGGCTCAACAAGATCATTCCGACACTCGCATAA
- a CDS encoding aldolase translates to MSTEQELRDKLVRIGALLYTRQLAHGSAGNLSVRLESGEILVTPTNSCLGDLRSEQISKVSLSGSLISGDPPSKEAFFHLAVYESRPGARAIVHLHSTYSVAASCLRHEDVTDILPPLTAYQIMRVGKLPIVPYFRPGDRALADAVRTVAKDHSSMLLANHGPIIAGKSIEEAVYAYEELEETAKIYFLLKDRPTSPLTLQAIAELNKHFPS, encoded by the coding sequence TTGAGTACAGAACAAGAACTTCGCGACAAGCTGGTACGCATCGGAGCGCTTCTCTACACGCGGCAACTCGCTCACGGAAGCGCGGGGAATCTATCGGTTCGATTGGAGAGCGGCGAAATCCTCGTCACACCAACGAATTCGTGTTTGGGAGACCTTCGATCCGAACAGATATCGAAGGTCTCACTGAGCGGTTCACTGATCTCGGGTGATCCTCCCTCGAAGGAAGCCTTCTTTCATCTTGCGGTCTACGAATCTCGTCCTGGAGCGAGGGCGATTGTGCATCTTCATTCCACGTATTCGGTCGCAGCATCTTGCTTACGACATGAGGATGTCACGGACATACTGCCGCCGCTTACGGCCTATCAGATTATGCGCGTCGGCAAGCTGCCGATCGTCCCCTACTTTCGTCCTGGCGACCGCGCTCTCGCGGACGCTGTCCGTACAGTCGCAAAAGATCACTCGTCAATGCTGCTCGCAAATCATGGTCCCATCATTGCCGGTAAGAGCATTGAAGAGGCGGTGTATGCCTATGAGGAGTTAGAGGAAACCGCGAAGATCTACTTCCTGCTGAAAGACCGCCCCACTTCCCCTCTGACGCTGCAGGCAATTGCTGAGTTGAACAAGCACTTCCCGAGCTGA
- a CDS encoding fructose-1,6-bisphosphatase — protein sequence MSKGQEVSEYVAERGGSSLGSIFASLASACAVIAAHIRVAGLRDGYGAIESINVQGEVQQKLDVVANDVLIERLSLNKFIAALVSEENEFPILLSHIDGAYLLVFDPLDGSSNIDVNVNIGTIVSVVKKTSASVEGTLLSAGANQVAACYVLYGPSTMMVLTTGDGVASFVLNNDGRFVLVQSEIQVPQQGPYFSGNELSAPSWPDAFQAFHQDVAAGLVNNKSYAARYVGSLVADFHRTLLKGGIFVYPPTAKSPQGKLRLLYEAFPLAFIIEQADGAATDGGNRILDKSASGIHERTGLAIGSRVEVEYLRRIVHANARA from the coding sequence ATGTCGAAGGGGCAGGAAGTTTCTGAATATGTAGCGGAGAGAGGAGGCTCTTCGCTTGGGTCGATCTTCGCGTCGCTTGCCAGTGCGTGCGCTGTGATTGCGGCACATATCCGTGTCGCCGGACTGAGAGACGGCTATGGCGCCATCGAGTCGATCAATGTTCAGGGTGAGGTGCAACAGAAGCTAGACGTTGTTGCGAATGACGTCCTCATCGAACGCCTTTCACTGAACAAGTTCATCGCAGCCCTGGTGAGCGAGGAGAACGAATTCCCGATCCTCCTCAGCCATATAGACGGAGCGTATCTTCTGGTATTCGATCCTCTCGACGGCTCCTCGAATATCGATGTCAATGTGAACATCGGAACCATTGTCTCTGTTGTGAAGAAGACGTCGGCGAGTGTCGAGGGCACGCTGCTCTCAGCGGGAGCAAATCAGGTTGCCGCGTGCTACGTGCTATATGGTCCATCCACGATGATGGTGCTGACCACCGGCGATGGGGTCGCATCGTTTGTCCTAAACAATGACGGACGCTTTGTCTTGGTGCAATCCGAGATACAGGTCCCTCAACAAGGACCATATTTCTCAGGCAATGAGTTGAGTGCGCCGTCCTGGCCTGATGCGTTTCAAGCTTTCCATCAGGATGTCGCAGCAGGACTCGTGAACAACAAGAGCTATGCTGCCCGATACGTCGGCTCACTTGTTGCAGATTTCCATCGCACGCTGCTAAAGGGCGGCATCTTCGTCTATCCCCCAACTGCAAAATCGCCTCAGGGAAAGCTGCGATTGCTCTACGAAGCGTTCCCTCTAGCCTTCATCATCGAACAAGCAGATGGAGCCGCAACCGACGGAGGGAATCGCATCCTCGATAAATCTGCGAGCGGAATTCACGAACGCACAGGCCTGGCCATTGGTTCACGAGTTGAAGTTGAATACCTGCGACGGATTGTCCATGCAAACGCTCGCGCATGA
- a CDS encoding L-dopachrome tautomerase-related protein yields the protein MSKWVSRPFLITLLGSALASSALGQVGVRMTTAVASPYQANGVAVAADGRIFLSLPRLIQQDSFSVGLVENGKVKAYPGDAWNTTTGETSNRFSNVNAVRIEPQRPDSLWVVDCGSGKAGETKLVQITLRENRVHRVYRLSPAEAPAHSCLNDVRVSDGRAFLTESGTGAIVIIDLTTGEVLRRLATSATTKAPNKPALVVDGRPLVDPHGQPITVHADDIELSPDREWLYFSVPFGGTLWRVRTADLLDRTMSESALSKRVESLGPMMPVGGILMLADGSLLMGDLVNHALVRRFPDGKIAKLFSSPELRWPDAMAVGPDGDVYEAAPQGNASPANNKGKDDTVRPFKVFRFTLPSIDSSALAPLRPR from the coding sequence ATGAGCAAATGGGTTTCTAGGCCTTTCCTGATAACGCTGCTTGGTAGTGCCTTGGCGAGCTCTGCTCTTGGCCAAGTTGGCGTTAGGATGACAACCGCAGTCGCATCGCCTTACCAAGCAAATGGTGTTGCTGTCGCTGCAGATGGACGAATTTTCTTGTCTCTGCCTCGATTGATACAGCAGGACAGTTTCTCGGTTGGACTCGTAGAGAATGGCAAGGTCAAAGCCTATCCCGGTGACGCGTGGAATACGACGACCGGCGAAACGAGCAATCGATTCAGTAATGTCAACGCTGTACGGATCGAACCACAACGACCGGATTCACTCTGGGTAGTCGATTGTGGCTCGGGGAAGGCTGGCGAAACGAAGTTGGTGCAGATCACTCTGCGCGAGAACCGCGTGCATCGGGTCTATCGCCTCTCACCAGCCGAGGCCCCCGCGCATAGCTGCCTGAACGATGTTCGGGTGTCAGACGGACGTGCTTTCCTTACGGAGTCTGGTACCGGAGCGATCGTGATCATCGATCTCACAACCGGTGAAGTCCTGCGCCGATTGGCAACAAGCGCGACGACTAAGGCTCCCAACAAGCCAGCTCTCGTCGTAGACGGGCGTCCTCTTGTTGATCCGCATGGCCAACCAATCACCGTCCATGCCGATGACATCGAGCTCAGCCCCGATAGGGAATGGCTCTACTTCAGTGTGCCGTTTGGCGGAACGCTATGGCGAGTCCGAACAGCAGATCTCCTCGATCGAACCATGAGCGAGTCTGCGCTGAGTAAACGCGTAGAGAGCCTCGGTCCAATGATGCCAGTCGGCGGTATCTTGATGCTTGCCGACGGAAGTTTGCTGATGGGAGATCTCGTCAACCATGCGCTGGTGAGACGATTCCCGGATGGAAAGATCGCCAAGCTATTTTCTTCGCCCGAGCTGCGTTGGCCCGATGCGATGGCGGTCGGGCCAGACGGGGACGTCTATGAGGCCGCACCGCAAGGCAATGCGAGTCCTGCAAATAACAAGGGCAAGGATGATACGGTGCGACCGTTCAAGGTCTTCCGATTCACTTTACCTTCCATCGATTCGTCTGCTTTGGCACCTCTACGCCCACGATAG
- a CDS encoding sugar phosphate isomerase/epimerase, whose translation MSTNQHNEGVKLCASYWTLAGDVFPGGPSEISPFPIEDRIVAAGAAGWQAMGFILPDIVESIRRLGINEIRNLLYTNRIVAVELELLENWYLADGRRSADQAALETMLAIADSLPVAKIKIATGARGEALPPRSTMRDALGYLSERAAVQGVDIVLEYMPFKSVGSIETAVELVRDLPSGNVGILLDTWHTVRGGMTPASIESIPTGLLKAVELNDAAPLPEADLFEESTHSRRLCGEGSIDLPAYVQAILDAGYGGYWGVEILSREFRKLPLHLAAQKAFASASAQFSRAGAQADSR comes from the coding sequence ATGAGTACAAATCAGCACAATGAAGGGGTGAAGCTTTGCGCTTCGTACTGGACTCTCGCAGGAGACGTTTTCCCCGGTGGTCCATCAGAAATCAGTCCGTTCCCCATTGAGGACCGTATCGTGGCGGCGGGCGCCGCCGGTTGGCAGGCAATGGGCTTCATTCTGCCCGACATCGTCGAATCGATACGTAGACTCGGTATCAATGAGATCAGAAACCTCCTGTATACGAATCGAATCGTTGCGGTGGAACTGGAACTCCTCGAAAACTGGTATTTGGCCGACGGTCGACGTTCTGCAGATCAAGCGGCGCTTGAGACCATGCTCGCTATAGCAGATTCGCTTCCAGTGGCGAAGATCAAGATCGCAACCGGAGCTAGGGGGGAAGCGTTGCCACCGCGCTCAACGATGCGAGACGCCCTCGGATACCTCAGTGAGCGTGCAGCCGTGCAAGGCGTGGATATCGTTCTCGAATACATGCCATTCAAGAGCGTTGGGTCCATTGAGACTGCGGTCGAACTGGTGCGCGATCTGCCGTCCGGGAACGTGGGCATCTTGCTCGATACATGGCACACAGTGCGCGGCGGGATGACACCGGCATCGATAGAATCCATTCCGACCGGACTGCTCAAGGCCGTAGAGCTTAATGACGCAGCGCCTCTGCCGGAAGCAGATCTCTTCGAGGAATCGACGCATTCGCGACGTCTCTGCGGCGAAGGATCAATCGATCTTCCAGCGTATGTGCAAGCGATTCTCGACGCAGGATACGGAGGATACTGGGGAGTCGAGATTCTCTCGCGTGAGTTCCGGAAACTCCCTCTCCATCTCGCGGCGCAAAAAGCTTTTGCGAGCGCTTCTGCTCAGTTTTCCCGTGCAGGTGCGCAAGCTGACAGTCGGTGA